Within the Cystobacter fuscus DSM 2262 genome, the region CGCCAGTCTCCCGCTTCCGTCGGCTTGCTGCCCGTGAGCAGTCCTCGCGAGAAGACCCCGTAGAGCGTCGCGCTGATGCCGAGTTCGGCGAGCACGGGGAAGATCTGCGCCTCGGGGCCCCGGGTGGCGATGGCGTACTCGATCTGCAAGTCGACGATGGGGTGGACCTTGTGGGCCCGGCGGATTGTCTCGACACCGACCTCCGACAGCCCGATGTGGCGCACGTAGCCCGCCTTCACCAGGTCCGCGATCGTCCCGATGGTGTCCTCGATCGGAACGGAGGGATCCAGCCGAGCGGGTCGATAGATGTCGATGACCTCCACCCCCAGCCGCTTCAGGCTGTAGGCGATGAAGTTCTTCACCGCGACGGGGCGCGTGTCGTTACCGTTGAAGCTCCCATCCGGCCCGCGGAGCGCGCCGAACTTCACCGAGAGCTGGACCTTGTCCCGGCGCCCCTCGATGGCCCGCCCCACGAGCATCTCGTTGTGGCCCATGCCGTAGAAGTCCCCCGTGTCGATCAGCGTCACCCCTCGCTCGATCGCCGCCTGGATCGTCCGGACGCTCTCCGCGTCATCGGTCTTCCCGTACGTGCCCGACATCCCCATGCAGCCCAGTCCCAGCGGGAAGACCTCGGGACCCGTGGAGCCCAGCTTCACCGTGCGCTTCGTCTGCTTCGTCTCGTGCGTGCTCATCCGTGTGTCTCCTTCTGCGCCAAGACTAAGGATCGACACACTTAAATCAAATCAATAGGATGTATCCCAATCATGCACGGCATCTATGAGAAGGACCTGGACCTCAACCTGCTCCGCGTCTTCGTCGTGGTGGCGGAGGCAGGCAGCGTCACCGAGGCCGCCAGCCGCCTCTACCTCACCCAGCCCGCGGTGAGCGCGGCGCTCAGGCGCCTCGCGTCGACGGTCGGAGCGCCGCTCTTCGTCCGCGCGGGACGCGGACTCGCGCTCACGGCACGTGGCCAGCGCCTGTTCACCTCGGCCCGGCCGCTCCTCCAGGCCCTCGTCGAGGCCACCGTCTCCCCGGCGGCCTTCGACCCGAAGACGAGCGAGCGGACCGTGCGGATCGGCCTCTCGGACGCGAATGAGACCTGGCTCCTTCCGCCGCTGCTGCGCGCGCTCGACGAGGAGGCGCCACGCATGCGGCTCGTCGTGATTCCCGTGCAGTTCCGCACCATCGCCGAGGCCCTGGGTTCCTCGGCGGTGGACTTCGCGGTGACGGTGGCCGACGAGCTGTCGGCCGACACGCGGCGTCTGACATTGTTCTGGGGCGGGTTCGTCTGTCTCTACGATCCGCGGCACGCTCGCATCGGCAAGCGACTGACGCGGGAGAGCTACCTCGCGCACGAGCACGTCATCGTCTCATACAACGGAGACTTGCGAGGGATTGTCGAGGACGCGCTCGGCGTCCAGCGGCGGGTCCGGGTCTCGGTCCCGATGTTCCACAGCGTCGGGGCACTCGTGGAAGGCAGCGCCCTGCTCGCCACGTTGCCCGCCGTGGTCGCGCGGGAAATCACCTCGCTGCGTCCGAACCTCCGCACCACGCCCCTTCCCCTGGACCTGGGAGGCGCCCCGACGGAGCTGCTCTGGCGCAACACGGTCGACGACGACGACGCCATCCGCTTCATTCGGGACCTGGTGGTCCGCGTGGTGAAGACAGTGCACGGCCCCGAGGAAGCGCCCCGGTCGACGACGAGCGGCTGAGGAGGCAATCAAAGCGCGCGGGCGTGGGCCCACCGCACGGCCCACGCCCCCTCACCTCACGCCTTGACCTCGCCCTTGTTCTTCTCGTCGCGGCCGTGCACCGAGGCCGGCGGGCTCGTGGCCTCCACGGCGGTGAAGGTCTCCAGGATCTTGTACGTGTGGCTGGCCCCCTTCGGCACGAGCCACGAGTCCCCGGGGTTGAGCACCAACACCTGGCCCTCCAGGTGGAGCTCCGCGCGGCCCTTGATGACGTAGCCCACCGTCTCGTAGTCGCGCACGCTCACGGGCTTGGCCTCGGCCGGTTCCTCGTTCTCCCACAACCGCATCGCCACCCGGATGCCCTCCGCCAGGTACTTCTGCCCCATCTGCCCCGTCGGCGAGTGGTGGGAATCGACCTTCTTCACACTGGTGTCACCCATCTCGGCTCTCCCCTGTCGTTTGACTTCTTCCGGACAAGCTAAGGAAGCCAGGAGCGAAGCGAACCCCCCAAAACACCACGCCCGCTCCCCCCCCGAAGGGAGGAGCGGGCGTGTAGGTCACGGCTCGAGTGCGGTGCTTCAGCTCAGCGGGCGAACGTTCTGCGCCTGCAGGCCCTTGGGCCCACGCGTCACGTCGTACTCCACCTTCTGGCCCTCGGCCAGCGAGCGGAAGCCCTGCGCGTTGATGGCGGTGTGGTGGCAGAAAACGTCATCTCCCCCCGCATCCGGTGCGATGAAACCAAAGCCCTTCGCGTCGTTGAACCACTTCACGGTACCAGTTGCCATGGACTTCCCTGACTTTCTGCGCCTGCGCTACGGCAATCCACCACCCTCCACGTGAGGGCAGTACTGCGGATGAAACGGCTCGGAGCCATTCCCCATTCCTCCCCGGCCTTCACACTTCTTCATCGCTCGCCGGGTGAGCGCTTCACATCCGCCTCCTACCTTCCTGACTGACCGATGGCGCCGAGCCCCTGCCGGGCCGGTCGCTCACGGAAGGAGCAGCAACATGTTCGGATACATCTTTGGCGCGGTCTGCCTCGCGGGTGCCCTCTTCACCGTGCGCCGCGCCCGGCGCTACGCCTCCTGGCGCGGCGGCCCCGGCCGCTGGAGCCCCCGCGGCCAGTTGCGCCACGTCTTCGAGCGGCTCGACACCTCCCCCGGTCAGGAGAAGATCCTCGTCCAGGCCGCCGAGGACGTGAGCCAGGCCGCCGAGAAGCTGCGCGGCCTCTGGGGCGACACCCGCTCCTCCTGGGCCCAAGCCCTGCGCGGAGAACACTTCGATGGGGCCGCCCTGCGGGAGCAGGACGCCAAGCAGGACGCGCTCGTCGACGAGCTGCGCAAGACGATCCACGCCTCGCTCGCGAAGGTCCACGAGGCGCTCGATCCGCGCCAGCGGCTCGAGCTGGCGGACCTCGTCGAGCGCGGCTGGGGCTCCTCCCACCACCGCCACCCCCGCGCCCACGCCTTCCGGGCCGACCGCTGCGGTTGGCGCGGCGCCTGGGCGGGGTGAAGCCTTGGTAGAGTCCGCCCCGCCCATGTCCACCCGCGTCCTCCTCATCGACGATGACACCCGGATGTATGAATTGCTCGAGCAGTACCTCGGGCAGCAAGGCATCAAGGTGACCCATGCCCCCGATGGAGGACGCGGCCTGGCCGCCCTGGACTCCCAGGCCTTCGACGCCGTGCTGCTGGACGTGATGATGCCGGGCATGGACGGGCTCGAGGTGTGCCGGCGCATCCGCTCGCGCAGCACCGTGCCCATCCTCATGCTCACCGCGCGCGGCGACGAGACGGATCGCGTCGTGGGCCTGGAGCTCGGCGCGGACGACTACCTCGCCAAGCCCTTCAGCCCCCGCGAGCTGCTCGCGCGCCTGCGCGCCGTGCTGCGCCGCGCCCAACCCTCCGCCATGGCCGAGAAGCTCGAGGCCCACGGTGTCTCGCTCGACGTCCCCGCTCGCGAGGCCCGCGTCAATGGCCGGCGCGTGGAGCTCACCGGGCTCGAGTTCGATCTGCTCGTGGCGCTCGTGCGGCGCGCCGGCCGCGTCATCCCCCGCGACGCGTTGCTCGGCGAGGCGGGCCGCAGCGACACCCTCGTGGGCGAGCGCACCGTGGACGTGCACATCTCCCACCTGCGCCAGAAGCTGGGCGAGGACGGCGCGAAGCTCATCAAGACCGTCCGGGGCGTGGGCTACCTCTTCGCCCGGGAGGGCCCGTGAGACGGCGCGGGCACGGGCACGGACCCTGGGACTCGCCCGGCGGATGGCCTCCCCGCCCGATGACCCGGCTCGGCTCCTATGTCCGGGCCCGGCTGCGCCGGCGGCTCTTCCTCTGGTTCGGCATCTCCATCCTCGTCACCGCCGTGGTGGTGGGCTCGGTGATGAACCTGGTGGGGGGCAACTCCTGGCGCCAGGAGCTCGAGCGCGTGCGCACCTTCGCCATCCACCGGCTCGCCGACGTCTGGGACGAGCCCGAGCGGCGAGATGCCCTCGTGCGCGAGGTGTCCACGGATCTGCTGCTCGACATCGAGCTGCTCGACGTCTCGGGCAGGAGCCTGGTGCGCGCCGGAGAGCCGTGTCTCGGGTCCGCCAACGTCATCCTCCCCGTGGAGCACGGAGGCGTGCGGCTCGGCACCGCCCACGTCTGCTCGGGGCGCACCCGGAGCCGCGCTCCCTGGCGCGGCACCCTGTTCTGGGCCGTGAGCGGACTCACGATGTGGATGGCCTCGGGCTGGGTGGCCCGGCGGCTGGCCCGGCCCCTGGACATGCTCGCGCGCGCCGTGCAGGAGCTGGGCGAGGGCCGGCTGGAGACGCGGGTGGACCTGGGCCGCCACGCCACCGGGGAGATGCAGCTCTTGGCCTCGGCCTTCAACGAGATGGCCGCGCGGATCGAGCGGCAGATGGCGGACCAGCGCGAGCTGCTGGCCACCGTGTCCCACGAGCTGCGCACGCCGCTCGCGCACCTGCGCGTGCTCGTGGAGCTGATGCGCGACGCCGGTGGACCCGAGCGCACCGCGGATCAGATGGAGCGGGAGATCGTGGAGCTGGATGCCCTGGTGGGCGAGCTGCTCGCCAGCTCGCGCCTGGACTTCGGCCAGCTCAACCCCCACGCACTGGAGGGGAAGGATCTGGCGCAGCGGGCCCTGGAGCGCACGGGCCTGTCCGCCGAACTGCTCTCGGTGGAGGTGCCCGACACGAAGCTGGTGGGCGACGCCACGCTGTTGGGGCGCGCGCTGACCAACCTGCTCGACAACGCGCGCGGACACGGCCAGGGAGTGGAGGCGCTGCGGTTGGTGGAGCGCGAGGGGCGGCTCGCCTTCTGCGTGGAGGACCGGGGGCCGGGACTGCCACCGGGAGAGGAGGCGCGCGTCTTCGAGCCCTTCTACCGGGGCAGCGCGGGAGGCGAGCGGCGCGAGGCGGGCTCGCTGGGCCTGGGGCTCGCGCTGGTGCGGCGCATCGCCCGGGCGCACGGCGGAGAGGCCTTCGCGGAGAACCGGCCCGAGGGCGGCGCGCGCGTGGGTTTCACCCTGGAGCGCGGCGGCCGCCCGGCGGCGGGGTGAGCTACTTCACCGAGCCCGACGCGCTGCCCTTGGCGTCCTCGGTGGAGAACTCGAAGGCGAGCGCCGTGGTCTCCCCCTCCTTCACCGTCACCTCGGCCGTCTTGGTGCCGAGCACCTCGTGCCAGGCCTCGAGCGTGTAGGTGCCCGCGGGCAGGTGCTCGATGGAGTAGGCCCCGTCCGCGTTGGAGGTGGCGAAGTACGGGTTGGGATTCACCACCACCCAGGACACCATCCACGGGTGGATGTCGCACTTGAGGCGGACCACCTCGGCGTCGGCCGGCAACGTGCGTTGCACGGGCTTGCCGTTGGGCGGCTGGGCCACGTTGAAGATGGACTTGGTGCCCGAGAGGGCCCGCGCGTTGTGCAGCGTGCCGTCACTGTTCTTGATGAGGATGGGCTGCCCCGAGGCGACGCCCTGCACCCGGGGGGTGTAGCTGCACTGCTTCTGGTCCACGACGGCGGACCGCGTCCGGGGCGAGCGCGGCATCAACCCGCGCACGCGCACGAGCACGTTCTCCAGCTTGCCCGCCTTCACCAGGAGGGACTGGTCCACCAACGGCATGCCCTCGCAGGACGGATCCTGGCTGGGGGTGACGGGCGCGGGCGCGGGCGGTGTGCCCTTGAAGGTGATCGTGCCTTGGAGGGTGCCGCCGCCCGTCAGGGGCTCGGGCTCGGGCGACTCCTCGGCGGGGGACCCCTCCGCCGCCGCGTCCTGGGTCCGCGAGGATGGCTCCGCTGCAACAGGCGCGGGAGGGCTTTCCTGCTTGCAGGCGGACAGGGCCGTGAGTCCCACCGTGCCCAGCAGCGCGAGCCCCAGCGTACGCAACTTCATGTCATCTCTCCTCATGGCGCCCACTTCCGCCGGGCCGCGCGGTGGACCCGTGAAGGGCGCCACCTGTCGTAAGAAGAGCGGACCGGGAAGTCAACGCGAGAACGGGTTTACGGGTCATTCCCGGCGGCTGATGCTGAACGCGGCCAGTCCCGTGAAGACGGCGGCGAAGACGAACAGCACGGGCAGCTCGAGCCCGGCGCCGGACGACGGGGAGCCCAGGGCGAGCGAGGCCTCGGCGCCGTAGAGCGCGCGCCGCAGTCCCTCGACGGCGAAGCGCAGGGGGTTGAGGCGCATCACCCACGCCAGCAGGGGGCTGGCGCCCTTGAGCGGGAAGAGGGCGCCGGAGAGCACCCACATGGGCAGGAGCACCACGCTCATGACGGCGTGGTAGCCGGCGGTGGAGCGCACCCACCACGCGAGCGCGATGCCCATGCAGGTGAGGGCCAGGGCGGACAGCCCCATCACCGAGAGCAGCAGGGGCACGTTCACCGTGGCGGCCGACACACCGGCCAGCGGCGCGAAGAGCAGGAAGAGCGAGGCCTGCGACAGCGCGATGGCCGAGGAGCCCAGCGCCTTGCCCAACACCACCGACAGACGCGAGCCGGGTCCCGCCAGCACGGACTGGAGGAAGCCCTCGCGCCGGTCCTCGATGACGGAGATGGTGGCGAAGATGGCGCTGAAGAGCAGCACCATGGCGACCACGCCCGGGAAGGAGAAGCGCTGGTAGTCCAGGCCCTGGGCCCCCGCCACGCGGAAGGAGCCGGAGAAGCCCGCGCCGATGACGAACCAGAAGAGGATGGGCTGGGCGAGCGCGCCCACCACGCGGCTGGGCTGACGGAAGAAGCGCACCACGTCGCGCGAGAGCAGCACGCGCACCGTGGCCCACTGGAGCGCGAGCGCGCCCGGCGCACGCGGAGCCCGCGCGGGGGCGGCCGGCTCCTCCTGCTCGAGCCGGGGCTCGGGGGACAGCGAGGTGTCGGAGAGGGAGGAGGCGTGAGCGTTCATCGGCGGCTTTTCCTCGTGGGGGGCTCGGCGGTGGGCTGATCCGCCCCCAGGGTGCGGCCCGTGAGTTGAAGGAAGACATCCGCGAGCGTGGGCCGGCGCAACGACACCGCGGCGAGCCGGCCCGCGGGAAAGGCCTCCACCAGGCGGGGCACCAGGGCATGGCCCCGCTCGGCCTCCACCTGCACGTGCCCCTCCACCACGCGCGCCTCCAGCCCCAGGCGCGCGCGCACCTCGGCCGCGAGCGCCTCGGGCTCGTGGCCCTCGAGGATGAGGAGGTCTCCCCCCACCCGCGCGGTCAGGGCCGCGGGCGTGTCCATGGCCACCAGCCGCCCGGCATCCAGGACCGCCAGGCGATCACACATCTGCGCCTCGTCGGCCCGGTGGGTGGTGAGCAGCACCGTGAGGCCCTCGGTGTCGCGCAGCGCGCGCAGGTGGGCCCAGAAGGAGCGGAAGGACGCCTCGTCGAGCCCCTGGGTGGGCTCGTCCATGAGGAGCACGCGGGGCTGGTGCACGAGCGCCCGCGCCAGCTCGAGCCGCCGCCGCATCCCTCCCGACCAGGTGCCCACGCGCTCGTCCCCGCGCGCCTCCAGGCCGATGAGCCGGAGCATCTCTTCCACGCGAGCGTGGGCGTGCGCACCCGTCAGCCCATACAACCGGGCGCCGAGCAGGAGGTTCTCCCGCGCGCTCATCAGGTCATCCAGGCTGCCGCGCTGGAAGATGATGCCCAGGCGCTGGCGCAGCGCGGGATCATGCAGCGACAGGGGCCGGCCCTCGAAGAGGACGCGGCCCGCGTCGGGGGCCAGCAGTCCGGCGAGCACCTGGAAGGTGGTGGACTTGCCCGCCCCATTGGGGCCGAGCAGGCCGACGATCTCCCCCGCGCGCACCGAGAGGCTCAAGCCATCGAGCGCCACGCGCGACTTGAAGCGCCGGGTGAGGCCGTCGAGTTGGAGCAGGGGCACGGACGAGAGCGCCGTGACCGGAGGGGCCAAAGGGGCCGGAGTCATCCTCGAATCAACCATGTCCCCCGCTGTCGAGCATCATCGCGGCGAAAAGGCCGGTCAGGTACAGCAGGCTGAACAGGAACGTCTGACGGGCCCAGGCCCTTCCCAGGCGCTGGAACAGCCCCGCGGCGCCCAGGCCGAGGAAGGACAGGCCCAGCAGCACCGCGGCGGCGAGGTACCACCCCCCGGCGATGCCGAGCTGGAAGGGCAAGAGGCTCATGGGCACCAGCGCCACGAGGTAGAGGACGATCTGCAAGCGGCTGGAGTCCTCGCCCCGCTCGATGGGGACGCACGTGAGCCCGGCCGCCGCGTACTCGTCCTGGCGGAACAGGGCGATGGCGATGAAGTGGGGGATCTGCCAGAGGAAGAGGATGGAGAAGAGGACGTAGCCGCCCGCGTCGATCTGCCCCGTGACGGCCGTCCAGCCCATGAGCGGGGGGAGCGCGCCGGGCACCGCGCCCACCAGCATGGCGATGGAGGAGTGGGCCTTGAGCGGCGTGTACACGAGCACGTAGCTGAGCAGCGCCACGAGGCCCAGCAGCGCGGTGAGCGGATTGGCCCCCAGCGCGAGCGCCGGCAGGCACACCGCGGCGAGCCCCACCCCGAAGGCGAGCGCGACATGGGGCTCCATGCGCCCGGAAGGCAGGGGGCGGTTGCTCGTGCGCGCCATGAAGCGGTCGCTGTGGCGCTCCCAGTAGCAGTTGAGCGCGTTGGCCGCGCCCACGGTGCCGGCGGTGGCCAGCAGCGTCACCAGCATGCGCGACACCGTCAGCTCTCCGGGGGCCAACCACATGCCGCCCGCGGCCGTGGCGAGCACCAGGCCCGACAGTCTCGGCTTGGTGAGGGACATCAAATCCGAGGCGAGGCTCGGCGAACTCACGGCACGCGCAATCACGCGGACTCCCCGAGGCGCGTCAGGCACGCAGGGCGGCTGGCGCGGCTGGAGGCGGAGCGGACTCCGCCCAAGATGAGATGAAAGGCCGCCCTCCCTTACACACAAGGAGGTGGCCACATCAAGCAAACGGGCGCGGGATTCATGCCATCCCCGCGCCCGCCCACATGTCTGGTGACTACTTTTTCTTGTCGGTGGGACGAGCCCGGCTCACAGCGCCTGGGCCTGCGCCACGTACTCGCCCTTGGGCTCGCGCTTGACGTACTCCTGCGCCAGCGCCTTGGCCTTGGGGGCCTGCTTCTTGTCCTTGGCGAGGAACGCCGCGTAGAAGTAGTAGGCCGGGGCGTAGTTCTCGTCCGCGTTGAGCGCCTTCTGGTACGTCTCGTCGGCCTTGGCGGTGTCGCCCTTGCCCTCGAAGACGCGCGCCAGCTCGAGCAGCGCGGTGGCCGCCTTGTCCGGCTGGCCGATGAACTCGGTGCTCGCCTTCTCCAGCGACTCCTGGGCCTTGGCCCACTCGGAGCGCTCGCGATAGATGGCGCCGATGGCCAGGCGGGCCTCGGGGTTCTTCGCGTTGGCGTCCTTCACCGAGCGCTCATACGTCTTGAGCGCGTCGTCCAGCTTGCCCTGGCGGCGGTAGGCGTTGCCCAGCATGGTGAGCAGCTTGGGGCTGTCGCCCATGGTCTTGAGCGCGGTGACGAGCGCCTCGGAGGCCTCCTTCTCGCCGCCCGGCTTGCCCATGAGGGCCTTGGCCAGTTCCACGTAGAGCTGGGCGCGCGTGCCGTCCATCTTGACGGCCTTGCGGATCTCCGCGGCGGCCTCGTCGTAGTGGTTCTCGGAGAGCAACCGGCGGCCCTTGATGAGGTAGAGCTCGGGGCTGTTGCGGTCGAGCGCGAAGCCGGTGTCCTCGGCCTTGGTCAGCTCCTGGCGCGCCTTCTCCTTGTCGGAGGGCACGCCCGTGGCCTCGGCGAGCTTGGCCTGCTCGTCGGGCTTGAGCTTCTCCATGGCGGTGGAGACGCGGGAGATGAGCAGCGCGCGCGCCACGTTGGCCGCCGCGAGCTGGCGCGGCGAGGGCGGAGGATCCACCTCCAGCAGCTTCTTGAGCATGACCGCGGCCAGGCCGAAGTTCGCCTCGTCCTGCTCGAGCATCAGCAGGGACTTGCCGAGCAGGGACTCGGGGTGGTCCTTCTCGTAGCGCAGGGCGAAGTCGTAGTTCTTCCAGGCGGTGCCGTCCTGGCCGAGCCGGCGGTACACCGCGCCGAGCGCGGCGTAGATGCGCGGGTCGTCCGGAGAGAGGCCCTGGGCCTTCTCCAGGTTGTCCTTGGCGCGCTCCAGGTCACCCGCGTTCATCTGGATGAGGCCGAGCGTCAGGTACAAGAGCGAGCTGCGCTTGCCCTGCTCGTCGAAGCTCTTCACCTGCTTCTCGAGCTCGACGAGCGCCTCCTTGCCCTTGCCGCCGTACGTCTTGACGAGGGCGGCGGCGGCGTAGAGGTGCGAGCTGACTTCCCCGCTCTTCTGGGCGGCCGCCAGGTGCTCCTCGGCCTTGCCGCGCGCGTCGTCTCCGCCGCCGTGCTCACCCCAGCGGATGGCGTAGGCGTACGCGAGATAGCCGTGGGCGGCCGTCGAGTCGGGAGCGACCTCGATCGCCTTGTCCGCCGCCTCGCACGCCTTCTTGTAGGAGGCGAAGGAGTCGTGCTTGAGCTCCTGGGTGGCGGCGTCGAGCTGCTTCTTGATCTCCCGGTTGCGCTGGGCGGCCATGCGGCCCTGGACGAAGTAGCCGCCCAGGAAGATGGGCACCGCGACGAGCAGACCAATGGTGATGAACTTGCTCGTGTTGGAGCCGCTCTTCTTGCGCGACTTGCGGGGCGCGTCGTCATCGTCGTCGACGTCATCGTCCTCGACGACCACGGCGGGACGACGAGCGGCCGCCGGACGCGCGGCCTGCGCGGCGGGGGCCTTGGCGCGAGGAGCCGGCTCGGCGGCCGGAGCGGGAGCGGCCGGGGCGGCGGCCACCGGAGCGGGCGTGGCGGCCGCAGCGGGGGCGGCCTGGACGGCCGGAGCCGCCACGGGAGCGGGCGTGGGCGCGGGGGCCGGGGCGGCGGCCACGGGCGCGGCGGCCACGGGCGGCTGCACCTTGTGCTGCTGCATCACCGCCAACGTGTCCGGATCCGTGGGATCCGCCTCGTAGGCCTTGAGCAGGTTGGCCTTGCCGGCGTCGGCTTCACCGGTCTTGATTTGCAGGGCGCCCGCCATGCGCAGCGTCGCCTTGTCGGAGGGATGCGCCTGCAGCGCGCCCAGCACCTCTTCGAGGGCTTTCTTGTCCTTGCCCTGGTCCTGGTAGACGCGGGCGAGGAGGAGGCGGGGATCGGCTCGATTGGGGTGTGCCTTCACCCCTTTCTTGCAGACGACCATCGCCTCCATGAAACGGCCAGAGGCGAGATACGCCTCGGCGAGGGGCTTGTAGGCTTCGGAAGAAGGGTCGGACGCGAAGGCATGCTCCAGCTTCGCGAGCTCGGCCGGGCTCAACGTCTTTGATGGGGATGTGGACATTAAAGGAGGTGCCTTGAGGGGGTTCTTATGACACCCCAAGTTGCCGTGCGTCAATCGCCCAAGAGGGTCCGAACATTCCCGGCTTGACACCCTGGTTGGGGTCCTGTACATGCCCGTTCGTCTTCTCGACGGCGGGAAACCGCAGCCGCCCAACGGTGTTGAGAAACAGGAGTGTCATGGGGGTGTAGCTCAGTTGGGAGAGCGTCGCGTTCGCAATGCGAAGGTCGTCGGTTCGATCCCGTCCACCTCCACCATGCAGTCCAAAGGGCTCCCCTGGAAACAGGGGAGCCCTTTTCTTTTGCGCCTCCAGTGAATTGAAAAGCGCGCCGGGTCTGTTATCCGGGGCCGATGACCGACCAGCCCACGCTCTCGTTCTTCGCCCGTCTGTGGCTCGCCCTGGTGTGCTTCTGGCGAATCTGGCTCGATCGCTCGTTCGCCCAGGCCGTGTTGCCCGTGCGCGAGGCCGACCGGGCCGGCAAGCTGCCGGCGGGCCCCCCCATGCCCGAGCCGACGCCCGCGAAGCCCACGCCACCCCCCCCGGCGCCGGCCGCCCCGCCCCCCGAGCGGGAGCACGCCTCGGCCCTCCAGTTCCTCGCCATGCTCCAGCGCGAGGGCCGCCTCGTCGACTTCCTCCAGGAGGACGTGGCCGCCTTCCCGG harbors:
- a CDS encoding aldo/keto reductase, translated to MSTHETKQTKRTVKLGSTGPEVFPLGLGCMGMSGTYGKTDDAESVRTIQAAIERGVTLIDTGDFYGMGHNEMLVGRAIEGRRDKVQLSVKFGALRGPDGSFNGNDTRPVAVKNFIAYSLKRLGVEVIDIYRPARLDPSVPIEDTIGTIADLVKAGYVRHIGLSEVGVETIRRAHKVHPIVDLQIEYAIATRGPEAQIFPVLAELGISATLYGVFSRGLLTGSKPTEAGDWRAHQPRFAGENGAKNEDSVKALQRFAHERRMTPGQVALAWVLARQPAFVPVVGAKTRAQLEDVLGALERPLSKEDLAALESMVKISGDRYDPAQMKHLDSERR
- a CDS encoding LysR family transcriptional regulator, producing MHGIYEKDLDLNLLRVFVVVAEAGSVTEAASRLYLTQPAVSAALRRLASTVGAPLFVRAGRGLALTARGQRLFTSARPLLQALVEATVSPAAFDPKTSERTVRIGLSDANETWLLPPLLRALDEEAPRMRLVVIPVQFRTIAEALGSSAVDFAVTVADELSADTRRLTLFWGGFVCLYDPRHARIGKRLTRESYLAHEHVIVSYNGDLRGIVEDALGVQRRVRVSVPMFHSVGALVEGSALLATLPAVVAREITSLRPNLRTTPLPLDLGGAPTELLWRNTVDDDDAIRFIRDLVVRVVKTVHGPEEAPRSTTSG
- a CDS encoding cupin domain-containing protein; this translates as MGDTSVKKVDSHHSPTGQMGQKYLAEGIRVAMRLWENEEPAEAKPVSVRDYETVGYVIKGRAELHLEGQVLVLNPGDSWLVPKGASHTYKILETFTAVEATSPPASVHGRDEKNKGEVKA
- a CDS encoding cold-shock protein — translated: MATGTVKWFNDAKGFGFIAPDAGGDDVFCHHTAINAQGFRSLAEGQKVEYDVTRGPKGLQAQNVRPLS
- a CDS encoding periplasmic heavy metal sensor, whose protein sequence is MFGYIFGAVCLAGALFTVRRARRYASWRGGPGRWSPRGQLRHVFERLDTSPGQEKILVQAAEDVSQAAEKLRGLWGDTRSSWAQALRGEHFDGAALREQDAKQDALVDELRKTIHASLAKVHEALDPRQRLELADLVERGWGSSHHRHPRAHAFRADRCGWRGAWAG
- a CDS encoding response regulator transcription factor, producing MSTRVLLIDDDTRMYELLEQYLGQQGIKVTHAPDGGRGLAALDSQAFDAVLLDVMMPGMDGLEVCRRIRSRSTVPILMLTARGDETDRVVGLELGADDYLAKPFSPRELLARLRAVLRRAQPSAMAEKLEAHGVSLDVPAREARVNGRRVELTGLEFDLLVALVRRAGRVIPRDALLGEAGRSDTLVGERTVDVHISHLRQKLGEDGAKLIKTVRGVGYLFAREGP
- a CDS encoding HAMP domain-containing sensor histidine kinase — translated: MTRLGSYVRARLRRRLFLWFGISILVTAVVVGSVMNLVGGNSWRQELERVRTFAIHRLADVWDEPERRDALVREVSTDLLLDIELLDVSGRSLVRAGEPCLGSANVILPVEHGGVRLGTAHVCSGRTRSRAPWRGTLFWAVSGLTMWMASGWVARRLARPLDMLARAVQELGEGRLETRVDLGRHATGEMQLLASAFNEMAARIERQMADQRELLATVSHELRTPLAHLRVLVELMRDAGGPERTADQMEREIVELDALVGELLASSRLDFGQLNPHALEGKDLAQRALERTGLSAELLSVEVPDTKLVGDATLLGRALTNLLDNARGHGQGVEALRLVEREGRLAFCVEDRGPGLPPGEEARVFEPFYRGSAGGERREAGSLGLGLALVRRIARAHGGEAFAENRPEGGARVGFTLERGGRPAAG
- a CDS encoding carboxypeptidase regulatory-like domain-containing protein, with translation MKLRTLGLALLGTVGLTALSACKQESPPAPVAAEPSSRTQDAAAEGSPAEESPEPEPLTGGGTLQGTITFKGTPPAPAPVTPSQDPSCEGMPLVDQSLLVKAGKLENVLVRVRGLMPRSPRTRSAVVDQKQCSYTPRVQGVASGQPILIKNSDGTLHNARALSGTKSIFNVAQPPNGKPVQRTLPADAEVVRLKCDIHPWMVSWVVVNPNPYFATSNADGAYSIEHLPAGTYTLEAWHEVLGTKTAEVTVKEGETTALAFEFSTEDAKGSASGSVK
- a CDS encoding ABC transporter permease, producing the protein MNAHASSLSDTSLSPEPRLEQEEPAAPARAPRAPGALALQWATVRVLLSRDVVRFFRQPSRVVGALAQPILFWFVIGAGFSGSFRVAGAQGLDYQRFSFPGVVAMVLLFSAIFATISVIEDRREGFLQSVLAGPGSRLSVVLGKALGSSAIALSQASLFLLFAPLAGVSAATVNVPLLLSVMGLSALALTCMGIALAWWVRSTAGYHAVMSVVLLPMWVLSGALFPLKGASPLLAWVMRLNPLRFAVEGLRRALYGAEASLALGSPSSGAGLELPVLFVFAAVFTGLAAFSISRRE
- a CDS encoding ABC transporter ATP-binding protein; translated protein: MTPAPLAPPVTALSSVPLLQLDGLTRRFKSRVALDGLSLSVRAGEIVGLLGPNGAGKSTTFQVLAGLLAPDAGRVLFEGRPLSLHDPALRQRLGIIFQRGSLDDLMSARENLLLGARLYGLTGAHAHARVEEMLRLIGLEARGDERVGTWSGGMRRRLELARALVHQPRVLLMDEPTQGLDEASFRSFWAHLRALRDTEGLTVLLTTHRADEAQMCDRLAVLDAGRLVAMDTPAALTARVGGDLLILEGHEPEALAAEVRARLGLEARVVEGHVQVEAERGHALVPRLVEAFPAGRLAAVSLRRPTLADVFLQLTGRTLGADQPTAEPPTRKSRR
- the cyoE gene encoding heme o synthase gives rise to the protein MIARAVSSPSLASDLMSLTKPRLSGLVLATAAGGMWLAPGELTVSRMLVTLLATAGTVGAANALNCYWERHSDRFMARTSNRPLPSGRMEPHVALAFGVGLAAVCLPALALGANPLTALLGLVALLSYVLVYTPLKAHSSIAMLVGAVPGALPPLMGWTAVTGQIDAGGYVLFSILFLWQIPHFIAIALFRQDEYAAAGLTCVPIERGEDSSRLQIVLYLVALVPMSLLPFQLGIAGGWYLAAAVLLGLSFLGLGAAGLFQRLGRAWARQTFLFSLLYLTGLFAAMMLDSGGHG